One genomic window of Halococcus sediminicola includes the following:
- a CDS encoding minichromosome maintenance protein MCM: protein MARAENAELIDDFEEFYRNYYRNDIGDLAQKYPNERRSLFIDWGDLYRFDSDLADDYRSQPDQLQEYAEEALRLYDLPVDVGLGRAHVRIRGLDEATEIREIRARHRGQLLAVQGIVRKATDVRPKITEAAFECQRCGTLTRIPQTGGDFQEPHECQGCERQGPFNINFDQSEFVDAQKLRVQESPEGLRGGETPQNIDVHIEDDITGDVTAGDHVRVTGILHLDQQETGRDASPMFDLFMDGVTVEIEDEQFEDMDISEADKRAIVELSTEEDIYEQMVGSIAPSIYGYEEAKLAMILQLFSGVAKHLPDGSRIRGDLHMLLIGDPGTGKSVMLQYIRNIAPRSVYTSGKGSSSAGLTAAAVRDDFGDGQQWTLEAGALVLADQGIAAVDELDKMRPEDRSAMHEALEQQTISVSKAGINATLKSRCSLLGAANPKYGRFDQYESIGEQIDLEPALISRFDLIFTVTDDPDPERDKDLAEHILRTNYAGELHTQRTEQTAANVSQSEVDAVTDTVAPAIEPDLLRKYIAYAQRNCFPTMTEEAKEAISDFYVDLRAEGSDDDAPVPVTARKLEALVRLGEASARVRLADTVELEDAERVIEIVRSCLKDIGVDPETGEFDADIVETGTSKTQRDRIKNVKALIADIESEYDSGAPVEEVLDRAEETGMERSKAEHEIEKLRRQGEVYEPQTDHLRTT from the coding sequence ACTGATCGACGACTTCGAGGAGTTCTACCGCAACTACTACCGCAACGACATCGGCGACCTCGCCCAGAAATACCCCAACGAGCGGCGCTCGCTGTTCATCGACTGGGGCGACCTCTACCGGTTCGACTCGGACCTCGCCGACGATTATCGCTCTCAACCTGACCAGTTACAGGAATACGCCGAGGAAGCACTCAGACTCTACGACCTCCCCGTGGACGTTGGTCTCGGGCGCGCACACGTCCGTATCCGTGGCCTCGACGAGGCGACCGAGATCCGCGAGATCCGGGCGCGCCATCGTGGGCAGTTGCTCGCCGTACAGGGCATCGTGCGCAAAGCCACGGACGTCCGCCCGAAGATCACCGAGGCGGCCTTCGAGTGCCAGCGCTGTGGCACACTTACCAGAATACCACAGACCGGCGGCGACTTCCAGGAGCCACACGAGTGCCAGGGCTGTGAACGGCAGGGACCGTTCAACATCAACTTCGACCAGTCGGAGTTCGTCGATGCCCAGAAGCTCAGGGTTCAGGAGAGTCCCGAGGGACTGCGCGGCGGCGAAACCCCCCAAAACATCGACGTGCATATCGAAGACGACATCACGGGCGACGTGACGGCGGGCGACCACGTCCGCGTCACCGGAATCTTGCATCTCGACCAGCAGGAGACGGGGCGAGATGCCTCGCCGATGTTCGACCTGTTCATGGACGGTGTGACAGTCGAAATCGAGGACGAGCAGTTCGAGGACATGGACATCTCGGAGGCCGACAAGCGCGCCATCGTCGAACTCTCGACGGAAGAGGACATCTACGAGCAGATGGTCGGCTCCATCGCACCCTCGATTTACGGCTACGAAGAGGCGAAGCTCGCCATGATTCTCCAGCTCTTTTCGGGCGTCGCCAAACACCTTCCGGACGGTTCGCGCATCCGGGGTGACCTCCACATGCTGCTCATCGGCGACCCCGGTACCGGGAAGTCCGTCATGCTCCAGTACATCAGAAACATCGCGCCACGGTCGGTTTACACCTCAGGGAAAGGCTCGTCGAGTGCGGGGCTGACGGCGGCCGCAGTACGCGACGACTTCGGCGACGGCCAGCAGTGGACGCTCGAAGCCGGTGCGCTCGTGCTCGCCGACCAGGGCATCGCGGCGGTCGACGAGTTGGACAAGATGCGGCCCGAAGACCGCTCGGCGATGCACGAGGCGCTCGAACAGCAGACCATCTCGGTCTCGAAGGCCGGTATCAACGCCACACTCAAATCCAGATGCTCGCTGCTCGGCGCGGCCAACCCCAAATATGGACGATTCGACCAATACGAGTCTATCGGCGAACAGATCGACCTCGAACCCGCACTCATCTCGCGGTTCGACCTCATCTTCACGGTGACCGACGACCCAGACCCCGAGCGCGACAAGGACCTCGCCGAGCACATCCTGCGGACGAATTATGCAGGTGAACTCCATACGCAACGAACTGAACAGACCGCCGCGAACGTCAGCCAGTCGGAAGTCGACGCCGTCACCGACACGGTGGCCCCGGCCATCGAGCCCGATTTGCTCAGGAAGTACATCGCCTACGCCCAGCGCAACTGTTTCCCGACGATGACCGAGGAGGCCAAGGAGGCCATCAGTGACTTCTACGTCGACCTCCGAGCGGAAGGCTCCGACGACGACGCGCCCGTGCCGGTGACCGCGAGAAAACTCGAAGCGCTCGTCAGGTTGGGCGAGGCTTCGGCGCGGGTTCGGCTTGCCGATACTGTCGAACTGGAGGACGCCGAGCGCGTCATCGAGATCGTTCGCTCGTGCCTCAAGGACATCGGCGTCGATCCCGAAACCGGCGAGTTCGACGCCGACATCGTCGAAACCGGCACCTCGAAAACACAGCGCGACAGGATCAAGAACGTCAAGGCGCTCATCGCAGACATCGAGAGCGAGTACGATTCGGGTGCGCCGGTCGAGGAGGTGCTCGACCGCGCCGAGGAGACGGGCATGGAGCGCTCGAAGGCCGAACACGAAATCGAGAAACTCAGGCGACAGGGCGAGGTCTACGAGCCACAGACCGACCACCTGCGGACGACCTAA
- a CDS encoding transcription initiation factor IIB, with amino-acid sequence MDSQRTCPECSGRLDDAGAETFCAGCGLVVAEDRVDPGPEWRSFDDGPNRKRTGAPLTRSRHDRGLSTEIGRSTRLTGRKRRLFARLRRQHNRARISSRAERNRVYAFTEVRRLVGALGLSESIRDRACVLFESAQDSDLLRGRSLEGFAAAAVYAVCRTDAVSRTLAEISAVAKATRDELTAAYDALNRELGLPTGPIDPAEYLARFASRLGLPSDIETRARTLVERCHENGLTSGRNPSGVAAACLYTAASEREHSLTQQAAADAAGVTPVTLRATYYDLQE; translated from the coding sequence ATGGATTCGCAGCGGACCTGCCCGGAATGTAGTGGGCGGCTGGACGATGCCGGCGCGGAGACGTTCTGTGCTGGCTGTGGACTCGTCGTCGCCGAGGACCGCGTCGATCCGGGCCCCGAGTGGCGCTCGTTCGACGACGGTCCGAACAGAAAACGAACGGGCGCACCGCTGACCCGCTCGCGCCACGACCGCGGCCTCTCGACGGAGATCGGGCGTTCGACACGTCTCACCGGGCGGAAACGCCGGCTGTTCGCCCGGCTTCGCCGCCAGCACAATCGCGCCAGGATCTCCTCGCGCGCCGAGCGCAATCGCGTCTACGCCTTCACCGAAGTGCGACGGCTGGTCGGCGCGCTCGGCCTCTCGGAGTCGATCCGCGACCGCGCCTGCGTGCTGTTCGAGTCGGCACAGGACTCGGATCTCCTGCGCGGACGGTCGCTCGAAGGATTCGCCGCCGCGGCCGTCTATGCGGTCTGTCGCACCGACGCCGTCTCGCGCACGCTCGCCGAAATCAGCGCGGTCGCAAAGGCCACCCGCGACGAACTCACCGCCGCCTACGATGCCCTCAATCGTGAGCTGGGCCTCCCGACGGGACCCATCGATCCCGCGGAGTATCTCGCTCGCTTCGCGAGTCGACTCGGTCTCCCGTCTGACATCGAGACCCGAGCGCGCACCCTCGTCGAACGGTGTCACGAGAACGGACTGACCAGCGGTCGCAACCCGAGCGGTGTCGCCGCGGCCTGTCTCTACACCGCCGCGTCCGAACGCGAGCACTCGCTGACCCAGCAGGCCGCCGCCGACGCTGCCGGCGTGACGCCGGTGACGCTGCGCGCGACGTACTACGATCTGCAGGAGTAG